In Acidimicrobiales bacterium, the sequence CTGGCCCGCCGGTACCACTACTCGACCGGGATCATCGGGCTGTTCGGGCTGATCGGTGCGGCGGGGGCAGTGGCGGCCACGCTCGCCGGCCGCCTCTCCGACCGGGGCTGGGCCCGCCACAGCACGGGCGCCGCCACCGCCCTCCTGTTCGGCTCGTGGCTGGCCCTGTGGCTCGGGCGCTCGTCGCTCCTGGCCCTGGTGCTCGGCATCCTGATCCTGGACGTGGGCGCCCAGGGTCTGCACATCACCAACCAGGGCGAGATCTACCGGCTCCGCCCCGAGGCCCGCAGCCGTCTCACCGCCGCCTACATGGTCCTCTACTTCGTCGGCGGCGCCGCCGGCAGCGTGTCCTCGGCCACCCTGTACGACCGTCTGGGCTGGAATGGGGTGTGCGCCGCGGGGGCCGGCTTCGCCGCTGCCGCCTTCGCCCTGTGGTTGTTCCGGTTGGTGGCCCGCCGGCCCTGACGTCGGTTTGACCGGGCCCCGGTCCTGGACGAGGGTGGCCGAAAGGCACCTGTCGAACCGGCTTCGGAAAGGAGAAACGATGAACCGAATCCCTCTCCAGCAGCCGCTGGCCGATACCAAGGGTTGGCGCGCCGAGCGAGCTCCCCGGTGGTGGGCGGCTCGCCCGGTCGGGGCCACCTCGCTCGACCCCCCGACCCTCGCCTCCGCCCTCGAGGCTGCGCCTCATCAGGGCGCCGAGTCCTGAGGACCTCTCCCCCCGCCCTTCCCGAAACATAAAATACCCTGCCGTATATGAAAATTCATATACGGCAGGGGATATCCCGCAGACCGTGGCGTGAGGACCCCATCCGGTCACCGGCTCGTGGACGCAGCGGGACCAGTCGGCCACTCACTGCCGACAAGATGGGCCGTCAGGCCGGG encodes:
- a CDS encoding MFS transporter, translated to LARRYHYSTGIIGLFGLIGAAGAVAATLAGRLSDRGWARHSTGAATALLFGSWLALWLGRSSLLALVLGILILDVGAQGLHITNQGEIYRLRPEARSRLTAAYMVLYFVGGAAGSVSSATLYDRLGWNGVCAAGAGFAAAAFALWLFRLVARRP